A genome region from Hevea brasiliensis isolate MT/VB/25A 57/8 chromosome 7, ASM3005281v1, whole genome shotgun sequence includes the following:
- the LOC131169197 gene encoding valine N-monooxygenase 1-like → MEDTVIGDYFIPKGSWAILSPNGLGRNPKTRPDPLKYDAERHLIEGEVMLTEHDLRFVTFSTGRRGCVAALLGSAMITMLLARMLQCFTWTPPANVTKIDLTETLDELTPTTPISAFATPRLATHLYPTSP, encoded by the coding sequence ATGGAAGACACAGTTATTGGTGATTACTTTATTCCAAAGGGTAGCTGGGCCATTCTTAGCCCCAACGGGCTTGGCAGGAACCCAAAGACACGGCCTGATCCACTCAAGTACGACGCGGAAAGGCATTTGATTGAGGGAGAGGTGATGCTAACTGAGCATGACTTAAGGTTCGTAACTTTCAGCACTGGAAGGCGTGGATGCGTAGCAGCTTTGCTTGGAAGTGCCATGATTACGATGTTGCTAGCCAGAATGCTTCAGTGCTTTACTTGGACTCCACCAGCGAATGTTACCAAGATTGATCTCACTGAGACCCTCGATGAGCTTACTCCTACTACACCCATCTCTGCATTTGCTACACCCCGTTTGGCTACTCATCTCTACCCTACTTCACCTTGA
- the LOC131181420 gene encoding uncharacterized protein LOC131181420, giving the protein MIIARLTNTHSLCCQDGCEDRGVSKAQCVMAVMDALNVAKMDVMGLSYGGFVAYSMAAQFKERVGRVVLGCAGVSLEEKDMEEGLSQMSSVDEAVSILLPQSPKKARELMRLTFHKPPQTLPTCVLNDYIEVMCTEYRQEKKELIQALGKDRKLSNLPKITQPTLLVWGEYDQLFPLELAYRLKSHIGENAELVIMKNVGHALNAEKPKELCKHMKSFLIHTLPPTKQ; this is encoded by the exons atgataatC GCTCGACTAACTAACACACACTCTTTATGTTGCCAAGATGGATGCGAGGACCGAGGAGTTTCTAAGGCTCAGTGTGTCATGGCTGTTATGGATGCGCTTAATGTTGCCAAGATGGATGTCATGGGGCTGAGTTATGGTGGTTTCGTGGCGTACAGCATGGCGGCTCAGTTTAAGGAGCGGGTGGGGCGAGTGGTGCTGGGGTGCGCTGGAGTGAGCTTAGAAGAGAAGGACATGGAGGAAGGGTTGTCTCAGATGAGCAGTGTGGATGAGGCCGTTAGTATTTTGTTGCCTCAGAGTCCCAAGAAAGCTAGAGAGTTGATGCGATTGACGTTTCACAAACCTCCACAGACCCTTCCTACTTGTGTTCTAAATGATTATATTGAG GTGATGTGCACAGAATATCGTCAAGAGAAGAAAGAACTGATTCAGGCATTGGGCAAGGATAGAAAACTGTCTAATCTTCCAAAGATAACCCAG CCTACGCTACTAGTCTGGGGAGAATATGACCAGCTCTTCCCTCTGGAATTGGCATATAGATTAAAAAG CCATATTGGTGAAAACGCAGAATTAGTTATAATGAAAAATGTGGGGCATGCACTTAATGCAGAGAAGCCTAAAGAGCTGTGCAAGCACATGAAGTCTTTTCTCATTCACACCCTACCTCCTACTAAGCAATGA
- the LOC131169255 gene encoding probable LRR receptor-like serine/threonine-protein kinase At5g10290 has product MSLKMELLFGALLLALLHSFVLSDLQGDALYQLKLSMGAPANQLSDWNPNQVNPCTWSNVICDPSNQVTSVTLSGMNCSGTLSPKIGILKALTTLTLKGNGLTGEIPKEFGNLSSLSSLDLGNNRLSGEIPSSLGNLKSLQFLTLSQNNLTGAIPESLSGLQKLINILLDSNDLSGQIPEHLFQIPKYNFTGNRLNCGANFPKPCESDSSDSGASNKPKIGIIVGVVGGTIILLLFGGLLFFVCKGRHKGYKREVFVDVAGEVDRRIAFGQLKRFAYRELQLATDSFNEKNILGQGGFGKVYKGVLQDNTKVAVKRLTDFESPGGDAAFQREVEMISVAVHRNLLRLIGFCTTPSERLLVYPFMPNLSVAYRLRERKPEEPVLGWETRKRVALGAARGLEYLHEHCNPKIIHRDVKAANVLLDEDFEAVVGDFGLAKLVDVRKTNVTTQVRGTMGHIAPEYLSTGKSSERTDVFGYGIMLLELVTGQRAIDFSRLEEEDDVLLLDHVKKLEREKRLDAIVDRNLHKHYDIQEVEMMIQVALLCTQASPEDRPAMSEVVRMLEGEGLAERWEEWQHVEVTRRQEYERLQRRFDWGEDSSYNQDAIELSGGR; this is encoded by the exons ATGTCATTGAAGATGGAACTGCTTTTTGGAGCTTTATTACTGGCACTCTTACATTCTTTTGTGTTGTCTGATTTGCAAG GGGATGCACTATATCAATTGAAGCTTTCGATGGGTGCTCCAGCCAATCAGTTATCAGATTGGAATCCAAATCAAGTCAACCCATGCACTTGGTCAAATGTTATCTGTGACCCTAGTAATCAAGTCACTTCTGT AACATTATCTGGCATGAACTGTTCTGGAACCTTATCTCCTAAAATAGGAATTCTGAAGGCTCTTACTACACT AACATTGAAAGGAAATGGCTTAACTGGTGAGATACCCAAAGAGTTTGGAAATTTGTCGAGTTTATCCAGCTTAGATTTGGGAAATAATCGTTTAAGTGGCGAGATACCGTCTTCCCTTGGCAATCTTAAAAGTCTTCAATTTTT GACTTTGAGTCAAAACAACCTCACTGGAGCTATCCCTGAATCACTTTCTGGTCTCCAAAAGTTGATTAATAT TCTACTCGATTCAAATGATCTCAGTGGTCAAATTCCTGAGCATCTGTTCCAAATTCCAAAATACAA TTTCACTGGAAATCGCTTAAATTGTGGTGCAAACTTTCCCAAACCCTGTGAATCTGATAGTAGTGATTCAG GTGCTTCAAATAAGCCAAAGATTGGTATTATAGTTGGAGTTGTTGGAGGAACTataattcttcttctttttggaggACTTCTCTTTTTTGTTTGCAAGGGTAGACACAAAGGTTACAAACGTGAAGTGTTTGTGGATGTTGCAG GTGAAGTTGACCGACGAATTGCTTTTGGTCAATTGAAAAGATTTGCATATCGGGAATTACAGCTGGCAACAGACAGCTTCAATGAGAAAAATATTCTTGGACAAGGGGGTTTTGGAAAAGTTTATAAAGGAGTGCTTCAAGATAACACAAAAGTGGCTGTTAAACGTTTGACTGATTTTGAAAGTCCAGGAGGAGATGCAGCTTTCCAACGTGAAGTGGAGATGATAAGTGTAGCTGTTCACAGGAATCTACTACGGCTGATAGGGTTTTGCACTACACCATCAGAGCGGCTTTTGGTGTATCCATTTATGCCAAATTTAAGTGTGGCTTATCGTCTAAGAG AACGTAAACCTGAGGAGCCTGTTTTAGGTTGGGAAACAAGAAAAAGAGTGGCATTAGGTGCAGCACGTGGACTGGAGTACCTTCATGAACATTGCAATCCTAAGATTATTCATCGGGATGTTAAGGCTGCTAATGTACTATTAGATGAAGATTTTGAAGCAGTTGTTGGTGACTTTGGCCTGGCGAAGTTGGTGGATGTAAGGAAGACTAATGTGACAACTCAAGTTCGTGGGACAATGGGCCACATAGCTCCTGAGTACTTATCTACTGGGAAGTCATCTGAAAGAACGGATGTTTTTGGTTATGGGATTATGCTTCTAGAGCTTGTAACAGGTCAACGGGCAATTGACTTTTCACGGTTGGAAGAGGAGGATGATGTCTTGTTGCTCGACCAT GTCAAAAAGCTGGAGAGGGAAAAAAGACTGGATGCTATTGTAGATCGCAACCTTCATAAACATTACGACATTCAGGAAGTGGAGATGATGATCCAAGTTGCATTACTCTGTACCCAAGCATCACCAGAAGACCGTCCAGCAATGTCAGAGGTTGTGCGAATGCTGGAAGGAGAGGGTCTGGCTGAGAGATGGGAAGAGTGGCAGCATGTTGAGGTTACACGCAGGCAAGAATATGAAAGGCTGCAGAGAAGATTTGACTGGGGAGAAGATTCATCATATAACCAGGATGCTATTGAGCTATCTGGTGGAAGATGA